ATGACCTCCGCCCATCCGGCCTCGCGGATCGCCGGGTCGGTGTGGAGCAGCGACTGCCTCGCCTCGCCCTTCAGCTCCACCAACGGGATCATCCCCTGGGACGCGGCGCTGTCGAGCCACTCGCGGAAGGTGTAGACGGTCTCCCCGGTGTACGGCCCGCGCGTGATCGTACGGCCCTTGAGCGGGTCGGCCCCCGATTCCCAGGACAGTTCCGTGATGGCCTTGCGCGTGCCGGTCAGCCCGTTGGTCGTGGTGTTGTGCCACATCACGCTCGTGGCGCCGTCCTTGGTGAGCTGGAGGTCGGCCTCGACGCCGCTCGCGCCCCAGCCCTTCTGCTGCGCCAGGCCCCTCGGGTGGTTGGGCTGACGGATCTGGTCCCGCTCCCAGGAGTTCGGGCCGGTGGGGTAACCGCCGTGCCCGAACACCGTCGGGCAGAGGGGGAGCGAGGCCGCCCCGGCAGGGCCCGCCTGCACGGTGCCGGTCAGCAGCGCCGCCGTGACGGCGGCCACCCCCCATGTCGTCGGCCTCATCCTTCTCCTCACCTCGTACCTGTCCCGGCGCGCACGGGCGCGCCTGTCACCGCGTCACCGGCCGCGACGAGGGGCCGGGGGTGCCGCCTCGCGCCGGCGCTCGGCGAGCGGCGCGGGCGGGAGGTGCCGCCGCAGCATACGAGGAGAAGGGGCGTGACCGTGGCCCCTGCGCGCGGCGGTTGCCGTACGGGTCGGCCGAGGGGACCCGGGTGGGGGACGTGTCACCCCACGGGCGGTCAGCCGCGCGGGGTGTCCGGAGGGTCGGAGGTGAGGGCGGCGTTGTACCGGACGAGGTACGCGGCGAACCGGGCGAGGTCCTCGGCGGACCAGTCCCGGAGCCGTTCCTCGTAGGCGGCGAACCGGCTGGCCTGCGTGGCGGCCAGGACGCGCCGCCCCTCCTCGGTGGGGTGCAGCACCTGCACGCGGTGGTCGTCCGGCTCCGTGCGGCGTTCCACCAGGCCGATCCGCTCCAGCCCGGCGAGCTGCCGGCTCACCGTCGACTTGTCCAGCAGGTAGTGGGCCGCCAGGTCCGTGGCGCTGCACCCCGCCCGGTCGTGGATGTGGGCGAGCAGCGTGTACGAGACGAGCGGCAGGTCG
This portion of the Streptomyces changanensis genome encodes:
- a CDS encoding glycerophosphodiester phosphodiesterase family protein; protein product: MRPTTWGVAAVTAALLTGTVQAGPAGAASLPLCPTVFGHGGYPTGPNSWERDQIRQPNHPRGLAQQKGWGASGVEADLQLTKDGATSVMWHNTTTNGLTGTRKAITELSWESGADPLKGRTITRGPYTGETVYTFREWLDSAASQGMIPLVELKGEARQSLLHTDPAIREAGWAEVISPMVERVGSQHIMIYTHDATLKPELERRVLEAGLASSLTGHPYWVDGIGWEEPPPAASGNHASWEQELALRGSTTTSVRMATSWTADFTAWLSERCV
- a CDS encoding MarR family winged helix-turn-helix transcriptional regulator; amino-acid sequence: MGDDARETSVDAIQRELTAFARRARAAAARLHPDLPLVSYTLLAHIHDRAGCSATDLAAHYLLDKSTVSRQLAGLERIGLVERRTEPDDHRVQVLHPTEEGRRVLAATQASRFAAYEERLRDWSAEDLARFAAYLVRYNAALTSDPPDTPRG